A single window of Pseudomonas benzenivorans DNA harbors:
- a CDS encoding CoA transferase, translated as MQTNRQRPLSGYRVVDFGQYIAGPAVAMMLADQGAAVIHIDPPQGPRWDNPADAILNRGKQRISLDLHSEADLQLAIDLVRHADVLVENFRPGVMERLGLGAEAMRALNPALVYLSLPGFSEKDEDYAHLPAWEGIIAAAVGQFTDMGLSRVLMGITPSFSPLPLASAYASVLGATSVTLALFARVKSGQGERIEVPIAAALMEGLAYNSMHIEGLSERYKSLREREIERRRTNGLPLNLQYADLQEFLDPFYRTYVCQDGRPFYAVNCSHTRHPIACLKVLGLWDELAGLGIPTHSPYLDVADWPEGAECTLLSYPLSRAWADLVSEKMKAAFLSKPAYEWQRLFGEAGVPGCAHQLSAEWLASEHALQSSSVLEVDDPRYGLMRQLGNICWLQGDDAVVDKQPAQVPHQDRTTVLQLLESWRDRPACLPQIDPEAPAKGWLDGVRILDLTNVIAGPTIACTLARFGAEVISIDPPQPALDPWNTTVFGMQANQGKRSVLLDLKSAQGQALLDKLLPQVDVITINASDAQLDRLGLSAERLQRLNPELILCQFDAFGGPTAGPRSNYPGYDDLVQATTGIMARFGGGLETPEEHAHFGTIDVLGGYCAAQAIGVALVRRAHGHGGAVARSSLVAAGQLIQVPFMYDYAGRGAFDEPSGREVKGAHAFYRCYQALDGWLFLALDRQRQMADLGRVLQLPELESADDKAAEQCLETLFRSQTMGHWQTLLAPVDIGCQPLGRMSQLRESSLMNEATGIDLNGPKTVAFIEYPDHPCGHRVELIAPNSIRLQRASVRLPGKMVKYGHDTRAVLGQLGCTPNQIEQMIEQGVAAHQWAERYLPS; from the coding sequence ATGCAAACCAACAGACAGCGTCCATTGAGCGGATACCGGGTAGTCGATTTCGGCCAGTACATTGCCGGCCCGGCGGTGGCGATGATGCTGGCCGACCAGGGTGCCGCAGTGATCCATATCGACCCGCCCCAGGGGCCGCGCTGGGACAACCCCGCCGACGCCATCCTCAACCGCGGCAAGCAGCGCATCAGCCTCGATCTGCACAGTGAGGCGGACCTGCAGCTGGCGATCGACCTGGTCCGGCATGCCGACGTGCTGGTGGAGAACTTCCGCCCCGGTGTGATGGAGCGCCTGGGCCTGGGCGCCGAGGCGATGCGCGCGCTGAACCCGGCGCTGGTCTACCTGTCCCTGCCGGGCTTCTCCGAGAAGGATGAGGACTATGCGCACCTGCCGGCCTGGGAAGGCATCATCGCCGCGGCGGTGGGGCAGTTCACCGACATGGGCCTGAGCCGGGTGCTGATGGGCATCACCCCGTCGTTTTCGCCCTTGCCCCTGGCCTCGGCCTACGCCTCGGTGCTGGGCGCCACCTCGGTGACCCTGGCGCTTTTCGCGCGGGTCAAGAGCGGGCAGGGCGAGCGCATCGAGGTGCCCATCGCCGCGGCGCTGATGGAGGGCCTGGCCTACAACTCCATGCACATCGAGGGGCTGTCGGAGCGCTACAAGTCGCTGCGCGAGCGCGAGATCGAGCGCCGGCGCACCAACGGCCTGCCGCTGAATCTGCAGTATGCCGACCTGCAGGAGTTTCTCGATCCCTTCTATCGCACCTACGTCTGCCAGGACGGCCGGCCCTTCTATGCGGTCAACTGCTCCCATACCCGCCACCCCATCGCCTGCCTGAAGGTGCTGGGCCTGTGGGACGAGCTCGCTGGTCTGGGGATTCCGACCCACAGTCCCTACCTGGACGTGGCGGACTGGCCCGAGGGCGCCGAGTGCACCCTGCTGTCCTACCCGCTGTCGCGGGCGTGGGCGGACCTGGTTTCCGAGAAGATGAAGGCGGCGTTCCTGAGCAAGCCGGCCTACGAATGGCAGCGCCTGTTCGGCGAGGCCGGGGTGCCGGGCTGTGCTCACCAGCTGAGCGCTGAGTGGCTGGCCAGCGAGCACGCCTTGCAGTCGAGCAGCGTGCTCGAGGTTGACGACCCGCGTTATGGCCTCATGCGCCAGCTGGGCAACATCTGCTGGCTGCAGGGTGACGACGCGGTGGTCGACAAGCAGCCGGCCCAGGTGCCGCATCAGGATCGCACGACGGTGCTGCAGCTGTTGGAGAGCTGGCGCGATCGCCCGGCCTGCCTGCCGCAGATCGACCCCGAAGCCCCGGCCAAGGGCTGGCTGGACGGCGTCAGGATACTCGACCTGACCAATGTCATCGCCGGACCCACCATCGCCTGCACCCTGGCCCGCTTCGGCGCCGAGGTGATCAGCATCGACCCGCCGCAGCCGGCACTGGACCCCTGGAACACCACGGTGTTCGGCATGCAGGCCAACCAGGGCAAGCGCAGTGTGCTGCTCGACCTGAAGAGTGCCCAGGGCCAGGCATTGCTGGACAAGCTGCTGCCGCAGGTGGATGTGATCACCATCAATGCCAGCGATGCCCAGTTGGATCGCCTGGGACTGTCCGCCGAGCGCCTGCAGCGCCTCAACCCCGAGCTGATCCTCTGTCAGTTCGACGCCTTCGGTGGGCCCACGGCGGGGCCGCGCAGCAACTACCCGGGCTACGACGACCTGGTGCAGGCGACCACCGGCATCATGGCGCGCTTCGGCGGCGGCCTGGAGACCCCGGAGGAACATGCCCATTTCGGCACCATCGACGTGCTGGGCGGCTATTGCGCCGCCCAGGCCATCGGCGTCGCGCTCGTCAGGCGCGCCCATGGCCACGGTGGCGCAGTGGCGCGCAGCTCGCTGGTGGCGGCGGGGCAACTGATTCAGGTGCCGTTCATGTACGACTACGCCGGACGGGGGGCCTTCGATGAACCGAGCGGCCGCGAGGTGAAGGGCGCCCACGCCTTCTACCGCTGCTACCAGGCGCTGGACGGCTGGCTGTTCCTGGCGCTGGATCGCCAGCGTCAGATGGCCGACCTGGGGCGCGTGTTGCAGCTGCCCGAGCTGGAAAGCGCCGACGACAAGGCGGCCGAGCAGTGCCTCGAGACGCTGTTCAGGAGCCAGACGATGGGCCATTGGCAGACCCTGCTGGCGCCGGTGGATATCGGTTGTCAGCCCCTGGGGCGCATGAGCCAGTTGCGCGAGTCGTCGTTGATGAACGAGGCCACCGGCATCGATCTGAATGGGCCGAAGACCGTGGCCTTTATCGAATACCCCGATCATCCCTGTGGCCACCGGGTGGAGCTGATCGCGCCCAACTCGATTCGCCTGCAACGGGCGTCGGTACGGTTGCCCGGCAAGATGGTGAAATACGGCCACGATACCCGCGCCGTGCTGGGGCAGCTGGGCTGCACGCCGAATCAGATCGAGCAGATGATCGAACAGGGTGTGGCCGCGCACCAGTGGGCGGAGCGCTACCTGCCGAGCTGA
- the gbcA gene encoding glycine-betaine demethylase subunit GbcA, with translation MDVTSTLSLGDPLEPARKATAEMLHSRERTFSLPQPFYNDERLFKVDMQEIFHKEWLIAGMTCEIPAKGNFLTLQLGDNPILVIRGAEGVVHAFHNVCRHRGSRLCTSDKGKVAKLVCPYHQWTYELDGRLLFAGTEMGADFDMKQYGLKPVHCKTAGGFIFISLAENPPAIDEFLSGLAHYMEPYDMENAKVAVQSTMHEKANWKLVLENNRECYHCSGSHPELLNSLLEWDDTNDPRADQAFKDHVADSAAKWEAEKIPYLHAGYGLRNRIVRMPLLKGTVSMTMDGKQGSKKLMGRIQNPDLGSMRILHLPHSWNHCMGDHIINFTVWPVSAQETIVVTKWLVHKDAVEGVDYDVERLRQVWDATNDQDRRLGEENQRGINSTAYQPGPYSKTYEFGVVNFLDWYSERMLNNLGAEPAPYLKGVPAE, from the coding sequence ATGGACGTCACTTCCACTCTGAGCCTGGGCGATCCACTAGAGCCCGCACGCAAGGCCACCGCCGAGATGCTGCACAGCCGCGAGCGCACCTTCTCGCTGCCGCAACCGTTCTACAACGACGAGCGCCTGTTCAAGGTCGACATGCAGGAGATCTTCCACAAGGAATGGCTGATCGCCGGCATGACCTGCGAGATCCCGGCCAAGGGCAACTTCCTGACCCTGCAGCTGGGCGATAACCCGATCCTCGTCATCCGTGGCGCCGAAGGCGTCGTGCACGCTTTCCACAACGTCTGCCGCCACCGCGGCTCGCGCCTGTGCACCAGCGACAAGGGCAAGGTCGCCAAACTGGTCTGCCCTTACCACCAGTGGACCTACGAGCTGGACGGCCGTCTGCTGTTCGCCGGCACCGAGATGGGCGCCGACTTCGACATGAAGCAGTACGGCCTCAAGCCGGTGCACTGCAAGACCGCCGGCGGCTTCATCTTCATCTCCCTGGCGGAGAACCCGCCCGCTATCGACGAGTTCCTCTCCGGTCTGGCCCACTACATGGAGCCCTACGACATGGAGAACGCCAAGGTCGCGGTGCAGAGCACCATGCACGAGAAGGCCAACTGGAAGCTGGTGCTGGAAAACAACCGCGAGTGCTACCACTGCAGCGGTTCGCACCCGGAACTGCTCAACAGCCTGCTGGAGTGGGACGACACCAACGACCCGCGCGCCGACCAGGCCTTCAAGGACCACGTGGCCGATTCCGCCGCCAAGTGGGAAGCCGAGAAGATCCCTTATCTGCACGCCGGTTACGGCCTGCGCAACCGCATCGTGCGCATGCCGCTGCTCAAGGGCACCGTGTCCATGACCATGGACGGCAAGCAGGGCAGCAAAAAACTGATGGGCCGCATCCAGAACCCGGACCTGGGCTCCATGCGCATCCTGCACCTGCCGCACTCGTGGAACCACTGCATGGGTGACCACATCATCAACTTCACCGTGTGGCCGGTCAGCGCCCAGGAGACGATCGTCGTCACCAAGTGGCTGGTGCACAAGGACGCTGTGGAAGGTGTCGACTACGACGTCGAGCGCCTGCGCCAGGTCTGGGACGCCACCAACGACCAGGACCGTCGCCTGGGCGAAGAGAACCAGCGCGGCATCAACTCCACCGCCTACCAGCCGGGCCCCTACTCCAAGACTTACGAGTTTGGCGTGGTCAACTTCCTCGACTGGTACAGCGAGCGCATGCTGAACAACCTCGGCGCAGAGCCAGCCCCCTACCTGAAGGGCGTCCCTGCCGAGTAA
- the gbcB gene encoding glycine-betaine demethylase subunit GbcB, with amino-acid sequence MTTNDFLNPVTTQTWSNGRHLVRCVKIIQETWDVRTFCFMAEQPVLFFFKPGQFVTLELEIEGQPIMRSYTISSSPSVPYSFSVTIKRVPGGKVSNWLHDNLKEGDELPVHGPVGLFNAMDFPSDKVLYLSGGVGITPVMSMARWFYDTNANVDMVFVHSARTPKDIIYHRELEHMAARINNFALHVICEKHGLGEAWAGYRGYLNQKMLELIAPDFMDREIFCCGPTPYMTAVKRLLESNGFDMKRYHEESFGATPADVREEVKELAAEAAEAPPVPLADQHQVEFVATGKSIRIDPGETVHAAASKLGLHIPKACGMGICGTCKVMKTSGEVTMEHNGGITDEDVAEGFILSCCSVPQGDVVIDY; translated from the coding sequence ATGACGACGAACGACTTCCTCAATCCGGTTACCACCCAGACCTGGAGCAACGGCCGCCATCTGGTGCGCTGCGTCAAGATCATCCAGGAAACCTGGGATGTGCGCACCTTCTGCTTCATGGCCGAACAGCCGGTGCTGTTCTTCTTCAAGCCCGGGCAATTCGTGACCCTGGAGCTGGAGATCGAAGGCCAGCCGATCATGCGCTCCTACACCATTTCCAGCTCGCCCTCGGTGCCGTACAGCTTCTCGGTGACCATCAAGCGGGTGCCGGGCGGCAAGGTGTCCAACTGGCTGCACGACAACCTCAAGGAAGGCGATGAGTTGCCGGTGCACGGTCCGGTCGGCCTGTTCAACGCCATGGACTTCCCGTCGGACAAGGTCCTGTACCTGAGTGGCGGCGTCGGCATCACCCCGGTGATGTCCATGGCCCGTTGGTTCTACGACACCAACGCCAATGTCGACATGGTCTTCGTGCACAGCGCACGCACGCCCAAGGACATCATCTACCACCGCGAGCTGGAGCACATGGCGGCGCGGATCAACAACTTCGCCCTGCACGTGATCTGCGAGAAGCACGGTCTGGGTGAGGCCTGGGCCGGCTACCGTGGTTACCTCAACCAGAAGATGCTGGAACTGATCGCCCCGGACTTCATGGATCGGGAAATCTTCTGCTGCGGTCCGACCCCCTACATGACCGCGGTCAAGCGCCTGCTCGAGAGCAATGGCTTCGACATGAAGCGCTATCACGAAGAGTCGTTCGGCGCCACGCCGGCCGATGTCCGTGAAGAGGTCAAGGAGCTGGCTGCCGAGGCCGCCGAGGCGCCGCCGGTGCCGCTGGCGGACCAGCACCAGGTGGAGTTCGTGGCCACCGGCAAGAGCATCCGCATCGATCCGGGCGAGACCGTGCACGCGGCCGCCTCCAAGCTCGGCCTGCATATTCCCAAGGCTTGCGGTATGGGCATCTGCGGCACCTGCAAGGTGATGAAGACCTCGGGTGAGGTGACCATGGAGCACAACGGCGGTATCACCGACGAAGACGTCGCCGAAGGCTTCATCCTGTCCTGCTGCAGCGTGCCCCAGGGCGACGTGGTCATCGACTACTAA
- the gstA gene encoding glutathione transferase GstA has product MKLYYYPGACSLAVHIILQETGLPFVLERVDLANHETEQGGDYYRINPKGSVPTLELDDGTLLTEGPVINQYLCDLAGRIDLMPEAGSMPRYRVMEWQNYITSELHKTAGALFNPELVAEARDQFAGAVTQKFGWVSQQLKDRPYLTGTGFTAADAYLFVIAGWAPHLGLDLSACVELRDFLKRVAARPAVQAALKAEGLAS; this is encoded by the coding sequence ATGAAACTCTACTACTACCCGGGAGCCTGTTCGCTCGCCGTGCATATCATCCTGCAGGAGACCGGCCTGCCCTTCGTGCTCGAACGGGTCGACCTGGCTAACCATGAGACCGAGCAGGGCGGTGACTACTACCGGATCAACCCCAAGGGCTCGGTGCCCACGCTGGAACTGGACGACGGCACCCTGCTGACCGAAGGGCCGGTGATCAACCAGTACCTGTGCGACCTGGCCGGGCGCATCGACCTGATGCCGGAGGCCGGCAGCATGCCGCGCTACCGCGTCATGGAGTGGCAGAACTACATCACCTCCGAGCTGCACAAGACCGCCGGGGCGCTGTTCAACCCTGAGCTGGTCGCCGAGGCGCGCGACCAGTTCGCCGGCGCGGTGACGCAGAAGTTCGGCTGGGTCTCGCAACAGCTCAAGGATCGGCCTTACCTGACCGGCACCGGATTCACGGCCGCCGATGCCTACCTGTTCGTGATTGCCGGCTGGGCCCCGCATCTGGGCCTGGACCTGTCGGCCTGCGTGGAACTGCGGGATTTCCTCAAGCGCGTCGCCGCGCGACCGGCGGTGCAGGCGGCGCTGAAGGCCGAAGGCCTGGCGAGCTGA
- a CDS encoding dihydrofolate reductase family protein: MLTFGDWPYGDTPVVVLSRRTLEVPAVLAATVEVMACPPVELIERLAQRGAKHLYIDGGQTIQGFLRAGLIQQLIITRVPILIGSGIPLFGALLHDIRWRHMATQTFANGLVQSRYERIG, translated from the coding sequence GTGCTGACCTTCGGCGACTGGCCCTATGGCGACACCCCGGTGGTGGTGCTCAGTCGCCGCACCCTGGAGGTCCCCGCGGTGCTGGCTGCCACTGTCGAGGTCATGGCCTGTCCGCCCGTGGAATTGATCGAGCGCCTGGCGCAGCGAGGCGCCAAGCACCTGTATATCGATGGTGGGCAGACTATCCAGGGCTTCCTGCGCGCCGGGCTGATACAGCAGTTGATCATCACCCGGGTACCGATCCTCATCGGTAGCGGCATTCCGCTGTTCGGCGCGCTGTTGCACGACATCCGCTGGCGCCACATGGCCACCCAAACCTTTGCCAATGGCCTGGTGCAGAGTCGCTATGAACGGATCGGCTGA
- a CDS encoding LysR family transcriptional regulator codes for MNIVNKDLNLLLVFHVVYQEGNATLAAARMALSQPALSHKLNKLRHEFGDPLFVRAPRGLTPTPRAHELAPWVQRLVGGLEAFYDHCEGRDFLSRAEHIHLYTTDYIEQTLLPTLLPHLRAQAPELVLVTHNTRGLLPRDELEKGTCDIAIAGFFANLPDTFKQQRLLSEDFVVLASRQNRHIGSSLTLDAFLRCEHLLTTLTGDLNGLVDRALEARGLQRRIAAGLSSFIAPSRLIRCTDMLLTCLRSIAEEAARLDPDLVIHPLPLEVPRIEVMQIWHARTDADRLRSWLRQQIQQVAAVLDRR; via the coding sequence ATGAATATCGTCAACAAGGATCTCAACCTGCTGCTGGTCTTTCATGTGGTCTACCAGGAGGGCAATGCCACGCTGGCCGCCGCCCGCATGGCCCTCAGCCAGCCGGCGCTCAGCCACAAGCTGAACAAGTTGCGCCATGAATTCGGCGACCCGCTGTTCGTGCGCGCCCCGCGCGGGCTCACGCCGACTCCCAGGGCCCACGAGCTGGCGCCGTGGGTCCAGCGCCTGGTTGGCGGGCTGGAGGCCTTCTATGACCATTGCGAAGGCCGCGACTTCCTCAGCCGCGCCGAGCACATTCACCTGTACACCACCGACTACATCGAACAGACCCTGCTACCAACACTGTTGCCGCACCTGCGTGCCCAGGCACCGGAACTGGTGCTGGTGACCCACAACACCCGCGGCCTGCTGCCGCGCGATGAGCTGGAGAAAGGCACCTGCGATATCGCCATCGCCGGCTTCTTCGCCAACCTGCCGGACACCTTCAAGCAGCAGCGCCTGCTCAGTGAGGACTTCGTGGTGTTGGCCTCGCGGCAGAACCGCCACATCGGCTCGAGCCTGACCCTGGACGCCTTCCTCCGCTGCGAGCACCTGCTGACCACCCTGACCGGCGACCTCAATGGCCTGGTCGACCGCGCCCTGGAAGCCCGCGGCCTGCAGCGCCGAATCGCCGCCGGCCTGTCCAGCTTCATCGCCCCCAGCCGCCTGATCCGCTGCACCGACATGCTGCTGACCTGCCTGCGCTCGATCGCCGAAGAGGCGGCTCGCCTGGACCCGGACCTGGTGATCCATCCCCTGCCCCTCGAGGTACCCCGGATCGAGGTGATGCAGATCTGGCATGCGCGCACGGACGCCGACCGCCTGCGCAGCTGGTTGCGCCAGCAGATCCAGCAGGTTGCCGCAGTCCTCGATCGACGCTGA
- a CDS encoding type 1 glutamine amidotransferase domain-containing protein, translating to MKILMILTSHDQLGDTGHKTGFWLEEFAAPYYVFKDAGAAITLASPKGGQPPLDPNSNTSDAQTPATERFKQDEAAQQALANTRVLGSVKAEDFDAVFYPGGHGPLWDLAEDATSIGLIERFHGAGKPVAAVCHAPAVFRHTKGGDGKPLISGRRVTGFSNSEEEAVELTEVVPFLLEDMLKQQGGDYSRGADWESYVVEDGLLITGQNPASSEAAAEALLKRL from the coding sequence ATGAAGATTCTGATGATCCTGACCTCCCACGACCAGCTTGGCGACACCGGCCACAAGACCGGCTTCTGGCTGGAAGAATTCGCCGCGCCTTACTACGTGTTCAAGGACGCGGGCGCCGCGATCACCCTGGCCTCGCCCAAGGGCGGTCAGCCGCCCCTGGACCCGAACAGCAACACTTCCGACGCGCAGACACCGGCAACCGAGCGCTTCAAGCAGGACGAGGCCGCGCAGCAGGCATTGGCTAATACCCGGGTGCTCGGCAGCGTCAAGGCCGAGGACTTCGACGCGGTGTTCTACCCGGGTGGCCACGGCCCGCTCTGGGACCTGGCCGAAGACGCCACCTCGATCGGCCTGATCGAGCGGTTCCACGGCGCCGGCAAGCCGGTGGCCGCGGTCTGCCATGCGCCTGCGGTGTTCCGGCACACCAAGGGTGGTGACGGCAAACCGCTGATCAGCGGGCGTCGGGTCACGGGCTTCAGCAACAGCGAAGAGGAAGCGGTGGAGTTGACCGAAGTGGTGCCGTTCCTGCTCGAGGACATGCTCAAGCAGCAGGGCGGCGACTACTCGCGGGGCGCGGACTGGGAGAGTTATGTGGTCGAGGACGGTCTGTTGATTACCGGGCAGAACCCGGCCTCCTCGGAGGCGGCCGCCGAGGCCCTGCTCAAGCGGTTGTGA
- a CDS encoding VOC family protein gives MKYLHTMVRVTDLEASLRFYCDGLGLQRVRQRESEQGRFTLVYLAAPGDPSAELELTYNWDTEEYGGGRNFGHLAYRVDDIYALCQHLMDQGVTINRPPRDGYMAFVRSPDNISIELLQAGDPLPPAEPWASMANTGSW, from the coding sequence ATGAAATACCTGCACACCATGGTGCGCGTCACCGACCTCGAGGCGTCCCTGCGTTTCTACTGCGACGGCCTGGGCCTGCAACGGGTGCGCCAGCGCGAGTCCGAGCAGGGGCGGTTCACCCTGGTCTACCTGGCGGCCCCGGGCGACCCGAGCGCCGAGCTGGAGCTGACCTACAACTGGGATACTGAGGAGTATGGCGGCGGGCGCAACTTCGGCCACCTGGCCTACCGGGTGGACGACATCTACGCCCTGTGCCAGCACCTGATGGACCAGGGCGTGACCATCAACCGCCCGCCGCGCGACGGCTACATGGCCTTCGTGCGCTCGCCGGACAACATCTCCATCGAGCTGCTGCAGGCCGGCGATCCGCTGCCGCCGGCCGAGCCCTGGGCATCGATGGCCAACACCGGCAGCTGGTAA